In Gossypium hirsutum isolate 1008001.06 chromosome D06, Gossypium_hirsutum_v2.1, whole genome shotgun sequence, one genomic interval encodes:
- the LOC107900079 gene encoding uncharacterized protein, with product MKTKLLFGILELKKFVVLVDRAYKAEELSKEKRQAEIKARVPSKRFTGKSHQLASKKSKKYYDRSTTSAGYSGRDRGTRRSSPRSQATFVASADSVRNTKPRCKHCNKLHFGKCRMKSGACFRSGSFDHYLRYCPEKPEKDSIQPLRLSNVAAKGRLPRNLGNTSGSRGVTKDLTVRSEARAPVRTYASCARENASTPDVINGTFSLIDNGVTALIDPDELPRLPPVRGVEFAIDLVPGTTPILIASYMLSI from the exons atgaagacaaaATTATTATTCGGGATTCTTGAGTTGAAAAAATTTGTTGTACTGGTTGATCGGGCATATAAAGCTGAAGAacttagtaaagagaaaagacaagcTGAGATTAAAGCTAGAGTTCCAAGTAAAAGATTTACGGGAAAGTCACACCAGCTggcatcaaagaaatcaaagaaatattaTGACCGTTCTACTACCTCTGCAGGATATTCAGGTAGAGACAGAGGTACTCGACGCTCTAGTCCAAGATCTCAGGCTACATTTGTAGCAAGTGCGGATAGTGTTAGAAACACCAAACCTAGGTGTAAGCACTGTAATAAGCTACATTTTGGTAAGTGTAGAATGAAGAGTGGAGCTTGTTTCAGATCTGGTTCCTTTGACCACTATCTTAGATATTGCCCGGAGAAACCTGAAAAAGATAGTATTCAACCTTTGAGGCTGAGCAACGTAGCTGCGAAAGGTAGACTGCCTCGTAATCTTGGAAATACAAGTGGTAGTCGTGGTGTGACAAAAGACTTAACTGTAAgatctgaagcacgagcaccaGTTAGGACTTATGCTAGTTGTGCACGTGAAAATGCCTCTACGCCAGATGTTATTAATGGTACTTTCTCTCTTATTGATAATGGTGtaactgctttaattgatcctg atgAGTTACCTAGATTACCGCCAGTTAGAGGAGTTGAATTTGCTATAGATCTTGTACCGGGAACAACACCAATATTGATAGCATCgtacatgctgagcatttga